The Apium graveolens cultivar Ventura chromosome 10, ASM990537v1, whole genome shotgun sequence nucleotide sequence CAACTCGCCCCTTCTTTATTTTATTACTTTCGAagcaaataataataataataacatcaATGCTAACCATGATTTATATAATTTTACATTAGTTCTCATCTACAaacaataataaaatataaatgaatttggacatttcatataaagtgttaatattaaatttaaactAAAAGTAATTAGTTGAAATTGGATgcatttatttttattttatgatATTATTATTAGACAGAATCGATAAAATAAATGAGATGAAAATATACTTCAACTTAGATAAACAATGTGCAATTAGTTAGAAACCTTAGTTTTGGCATAGTTATACCTTTTTAAAGGGTAAAATGATTTATTAATCACAAGTAATacagtatctacaataataatcaaaatttaatgaatatatcataaaaaataaatcaaaattttcTTCATTAAAACAATCATCATTGAGTAGATCTTTCACTGTGACGCATCTCTCGCCCGCATTGTTGAAATATGCAGTGTTTTTAAAGAGATAACGTAATGAATTAATGTAGACATGAGAATTATATATACCTAATTTATCCGAATGTATTCGAGAAATTGATCGTAACATAAATTACTTACAAACCTTATTAATGAATCATGATTAACATATTAGAGATCTATGATCTCTAAAATCATACATAAATTCTCACAAATAAACACAATTAAATTTTCATAAGGAGATACAAACAAACTCATTAAATGGATAGAAAAATCCAATTACTAAATAGAAAATATTCTTATCAAGAAGAGAAATTTATTTAacataaaaaaaatatcaaacaAAAAACAATAAAAATGAACTTACCATCAACCAAGAAGGTCAATGATATAGCCCTAATCTTATAATGATAGAGAGATTAGAATTTTTTCTTAGAGAAAAGgaataatcaaatttattttacGTCTGGCAGAGTTATATCTTAACTTAATACGTTGGCATGGTTTAAGCATTCAATTGAAAACTAAGTATGACATGAAAAATGCAATCCAATGGCATTTGGCCGATATGTGTTACAAAGTGACCGTAAATTGTAAACAGAATCTGACTGGTGTTGTCTCTTTATCCAGATTAATATAATGGTCTCAATTATATAGGTATTAAAAATATGCCCAGATTATATTTAATTTAACTGACtttttaatatattaattaattttaaaaataaatgtaATTATAGATTATTTAATTACAAATGGTTCGATTTAGTTATAAGCTATGCCCGGAACCAAATCATTTAAATTAAATCAACTTTTTATTGTACAATTTCAATTTTGATTCGATTTTATTCAGATCAGGTTTTACTTGTTTTTACTAATTttggttttaatttaatttttgaaaatcttCTTGACAGAGCCAATATTTTGTTTCAGAATAAGCAAAACTTCAAAAGATGAATATGCAACCTTCATAGTTCATACACAATAGAAACAAAGAATGCAAAAGTATACCGatatttttatcttttcatgctTTTTCAGTCATGAAAATAAAAATTTTGATTTAAAAGTAAAATTTCCCTAATTTTTTAATAGTTAGCCGTCCCTTGTTACCTTAtattagagatgcacaaaaggtcTCATCCCGAAAATTTGATccggcccgatccggtcaaaaCTCGGTCAAGTCCGGCCTGGTCCTGATCCGGGTTTAGGGTCTCAACGgaccctatatttttaggcaaaatTTGGCCCGGCCCGATTAAAACCCGGTCTTTGGCCCGACCCGATTAAAAACCCggttaaaatctgattttctaatatattttcttatatatttatgaatttacatatattataattataaataatactttaaacacatatatatttacatattcgtgattaataatattatttatatactttatTGCATGATTAATAAAAGAAGATATagtaagtacactatatatatttggataataTTGATAAAACATAATATTCTAtaaacatatttatttttttccaaacTTAAATATTTTGAACGAAgtaatattttctaaaatattctatgcaaactaatacatttttacgatatCTAATCGCTAACACACGTGGTCTTCAAAATCTCTAATAAATATTAAAACTCGATTtcatttaaattagaaaaaaaccTGTCCCGCTCTGATCTGGCCCGAAAAAAATCTGATAAGGCCCGTCTTAAGGATCTAAACGGGTTCCAATATTTTCCGACGCCCCGGACCGGCCCGGCCTGTCAAAGTAAATATCCAAAAAATTCGACTTGATTAAAGTCCGATTTTTTAAGATCCGCTTAAGACCCAAGCCGGTAGAACTTTCGTCCATACGTAGCTTCTACTAACAACCAAAAAAGCATGCCTTGTAAATGCAAACACCCCACTCCAGTCCAAATCTTTAATCTAATTCCCATAACCACTTAATTAATATTACTAAAGATTAAATGCTACTATATTCTATTTTCCCAACTTGCCAATTCCTAGGGTTCTTCAGTCTTCACTCCCCCAAATCCACATCTCCCTCAAATCACTTCTCACCTAGATCTCTCTCCCCCCAAAATTATACACACAAACCCACATTTAAAACTTACATCTTCACCTCTATCTACACTTCAATTACCCTCCACATTTCTAAAAATCCCACCTTTACTGTTCCATGACTCTACTTAAGATAATACCATGATCAAGAACCACTCAAATCTCTGTTTAAATTCAGAAAGATTTAATCTTTAGCTTAATTAAGGTAATATTTCAAACCCTATTTGATTAAACTTGTAAAATGAAACAACCCATGAAGCATTTAttgagtttcttgatttttattGTGTTAGTGGTTAGTGTGAGCTTTCAAATGAGTTTTAAACGTGGTTATGAGGTTGATTCTAGCTCACATTTTGTCGAAAGACCGGTTCTTAATGCTACCCTTTTGAAGTTAGCTTGTGTTGATATGGGGGAGTCTAAGTTGAGTCAAGAAATTGAGAGTTTGTTGGAAGGGAATTTTAAAATGCAGGGTAGAACTAGGACTTTTATGTCGACGGGGAAGCAACGTATTGATGTTCGTGTTAGGTCTGCTAGAGGGATCCCGGTGAGTCTTCGTTCTCCTGAATTTTATCGATTGTGGATGGAGTTTAGGAAGAATTTGCAGAAATGGTCGCGTCGGAGGCGGTTTCAAGGTAATATGATGAGTAATTTGGTTGATTCTTTTAATGGCATAGTTGATGTTCGTAAAAAGCATAAGACTTGTGCTGTTGTTGGGAATAGTGGGATTTTATTGAATCATGAGTATGGGAAGTtgattgatagtcatgaggttgtTATTCGATTGAATAATGCGAGAATTAGTCATTTTGAAAAGAATGTTGGTTTAAAAACGAGTATTTCGTTTGTGAATAGTAATATACTTCATTTGTGTGCTCGTAGGGAAAGTTGTTATTGTCATCCTTATGGTGAGAAGGT carries:
- the LOC141689509 gene encoding beta-1,6-galactosyltransferase GALT29A isoform X2, which codes for MKQPMKHLLSFLIFIVLVVSVSFQMSFKRGYEVDSSSHFVERPVLNATLLKLACVDMGESKLSQEIESLLEGNFKMQGRTRTFMSTGKQRIDVRVRSARGIPVSLRSPEFYRLWMEFRKNLQKWSRRRRFQGFDALCSRIVKYYSLKRFIEVAAKDVGEWGSAHDGINFHYSSGMQAIMLALGVCDEVSIFGFGKSDKAKHHYHTNQKAELQLHDYEAEYEFYRDLVHKPRVIPFISDKFKFPAVILYQ
- the LOC141689509 gene encoding beta-1,6-galactosyltransferase GALT29A isoform X1, with product MKQPMKHLLSFLIFIVLVVSVSFQMSFKRGYEVDSSSHFVERPVLNATLLKLACVDMGESKLSQEIESLLEGNFKMQGRTRTFMSTGKQRIDVRVRSARGIPVSLRSPEFYRLWMEFRKNLQKWSRRRRFQGNMMSNLVDSFNGIVDVRKKHKTCAVVGNSGILLNHEYGKLIDSHEVVIRLNNARISHFEKNVGLKTSISFVNSNILHLCARRESCYCHPYGEKVPIVMYMCQPVHFFDYVLCNSSHKAPLIITDPGFDALCSRIVKYYSLKRFIEVAAKDVGEWGSAHDGINFHYSSGMQAIMLALGVCDEVSIFGFGKSDKAKHHYHTNQKAELQLHDYEAEYEFYRDLVHKPRVIPFISDKFKFPAVILYQ